The segment GCGCAGACGGGGCAGTGGAACGGCCGCAGGTCCAGGTGCATGTTGATGTGCCGGTCCCTCATGCTCTTGTGGGTGAACGTCTTCCCACAGTGACACATGAACACCTTGGTGGTCCCCCCGGAGCCGCCGCCGCCACCGCCTCCGCCCGcgacgccgccgccgccgcccgAGCCGTCCGCCCCCAGCCCGGCCTGCAGCTGGACGGCGCCGTGCTCCAGGCCGGGCGCTTTGAAAGAGGCTCCGCCCATCATGCCCAGCGCGGGCGCGGCCGGGTCCAGGGAGAGGCCGGACGCCTGGCTGTAGAGCAGGATCTGGTTCCCCTGCATGTCCAGAGGGAAGAGCTGGGCCCGGGCCGAGGCCGCCGACTGGACCTGACCCAGCAGAGCGGAAACGGCCCGGCtggtgttctggttctgacccgcgGCGCTGTCATGAAGGTGCTGGGCTAAGGTCTGCTCGATCAGGCTGCCTTCAAACTTGAGGTAGTCCTCCGTCGACTGGCAGTAGTCCACCTGCAGAAACACAGCAGCTCAGATCAGGACCAGAGCGTCAGACGGATTcagcccacagcatgacgcaGCCGCCGCCATGCTTCACTGAGGCCTTCAGGGTTATTAGCGCTCCCAGAATGCTTTGCTGCCTCGGACTCCTGGACTGTAATTTAGAAAACTTGTTCTTCTCTTGTGATTATAAAAATTTTAACTTTAACCTCGGACATCAGGTTGAGTTTTCAACATATTTAAACATTCCACTTACAGCGCCCTGCAAACGTATTCACACCCCTCaagctttttcatcattttctaATATCAgtcttaaaagtgtggcatgcatttgtattcagtccttCTGAATCAACagctgaagcttttttttaccattatttTACACCAAAAGCCaggatttttttgcccattgcTTTAAACTAAACAGCCGAAACTTAATCAGATCAAGCTGATTTAGATTCTCGGTCCACCGGGACATGACAGCCAGGCAGCTGGACTTTACGTGTCCTATTTGTCCCATCAGTGACACTGATGGCGCTGTTAGTGGGATTGTTCTGACTAAAACATCTAGATAGTTGCTTCAAACCGTGTTCAGAGATGAAGAAGCTTTTTTGAtgagaggaagaagagaaaaagtccagttgttttctACTTTAGCTAATAATTTTCAGGCctagccacagattctcaaagTGAGAATtaggtctgtactttgactaggccatttgaACACATCAATATGCTTTTATCTAAAGTATCTCAATGTAGCTTTGGTTGTATGTTCAGGGTTCCTTTCCTGCTACCTCCTGGACCTCCACACCATTGCTGTGGAACCTCTAACagcttttcctccaggattgttTTTGTATGTAGCTCAATTAATCTTCATATCAactcagcttccctgtccctgataaagaaaagcatccctgcAGTGTACAGCCACTGTCATGTTTCTCCATGgtaatggtgtgttcagggcgTTAAATGTAAGTTTTCCATGTCGACCTAATAGCCTCACATGACCAGAGGACATTCTGTCGCCCTTTTTCTTGTATCTCCTTCATTGCTTTCAGCAGAAACGCCACATATGTGTTTATACTGAGGTTAAATTAAACCATATTTGTAAATTAAGtgatctacactgcaaaaagagaactaaaaattagtaaaGTTTTTtcgaaatgaatgtatttgcccttgatttgagcaggtaaataagataatttgccaatggaatgagtgtttctacccctaaaataagataattagatagactgaacttgaaataagatggacatgaatttttcctattttaagtgcaaaaatcttattccattggcaaatagtcttatttacctgcttaaatcaagggcaaatagactcatttcaagaaaattttacttatttttacttctatttttgcagtgtacgtaTGAAAAACTACAACAGTTACATTAGATTTCATTTAGGTAAATCAGATTAAAgggagcaaaataaaaaaaaaggccacacttttcagattttatttgtaaaaacattgaaaaacacAAGATTTAGCAGAActctgtggttgtaacgtgaccaAGCGTGAAAAACTAAAGGCTGTGAACACTTTTGGAGGAGCAACATACCGGCGTTGACTTTGGGCCCACCTGTGAGTCCATGTCGCTCTCCGCCCGGCCCGCCAGCTCTGCCGACAGGCTCCTGATGTTGGAGATGTTGAAGTTGCCTCTCTCCCGCTCTCGGATCAGCTCCATCTCCCTCTCGTCttcgtcctcctcttcctcccctccctcctctccgGACACCACGATCAGGTCGTCGTCCTCCGCCCGTTCCGTCTTCACCACCACCCACTGTTTGCGGGGCATGATGCTGGGCTGGCTGTAGGTGGGACGCTTCTGCAGCGCCACCTCTGACTCCTCCCCGTCctgcaggaggagaaaaaagcaacacagccgttatttatcataaaaaaaaaaagaaaattactcACAAAGCAGCAAATGGACAAAGAAAAATTTACCTGATAGGAGGAAACCCCAAAGCTGTCGCTGACGCCGACCTCCTGCTCCAGCACTGAGCTCACTTTCTTCCTCCTCCCGCTGCCGCCTCCTCTTCCCCTCTTCCTCTGGTGGTAcatcacctcctcctcctcttcctccgcctcctcttcctcctcctctatcAGCAGGGCCTCCTCTCCTCCGGATGGGGTGCAGTAGCTCGGGGTGTTGCTGGCTCTGCCTCCATCCAGGGAAGCCCCCCCTGCAGCCGCGCCTCCTCCCAGGAAGCTGCTCCCGTCTCGGGGGCTGAAGTAGTTGGTGCTGCTGGGCGACTGGCTCTCACTCACCGAGGGCCGACTGGACGGCTGGGGGACTCTCTGGGGGTCGTTGGGCTCCACAACCTGCACAGCGTCTGAGCTCCTAGCTCTACTGGTCTCACCAGCTTCaccaccgctgctgctgctgctgcacccgGGATTAGCAGGACCTCCACCCGCTCCATCCtgcgctcctcctcctcctcctcctccaccgccGCCTCCCGCCGCAGCAGCTCGGCCCTCCTTCAGCAGCTCCGTGCATTTGTCCACGATGTGCCACATCTGCAGCACGCTGCCCACCGTGAGGTAGTTGACGATGTCGTCGCGCAGCATCCGCAGCTGGCCGGTGTAGGCGCAGCTCAGGACGCCCTCGAACGCCAGCGGGTCCATCAGCGCAGGGATGGAGACCGTCGACATGTTCTTCAGCAGCACCTGGACCAGGGGACAGGACCAAAACGTCAGAAATACAAACCCTGGATCACTTCTAAAGAGTCAATAtgattgggaaaaaaagaatcaatgATTTGTAATTGttctaaattcaattcaatcttatttatatagcgccaatttatgaaacatgatcatctcaaggctctttccaaagtcagcttccatcagatcctccaggttggtgagaaagtttcctctctaaggaaacccagcaggttgcatcaagtctctccaagcagcattcactcctcctgaaagagcgtagagccacagtggacagtcgtctgcattgttgatggctttgcagcaatccctcatactgagcatgcatgaagcgacagtggagaggaaaactcccctttaacagggaggagaacctccagcagaaccagaaccaggctcagtgtgaacgctcatctgcctccacccactggggcttagagaagacagagcagagacacagaaagctcagaagctcacattgacccaggagtactttctatgttagagaagacagagcagagacacagaaagctcagaagctcacattgacccaggagtactttctatgttagatggtaatagcggatgatctgcctcccctgatgatgtcacagctaacagaacgccagaccaggtgtaccttctatgaagaaacaaaattatgtaaaagattaaattacaatcaagcaatgcaaattggagaacagtaggagaactcagcagagtgagagaaatagaccctaatcagagaaataaaaataagtgtcATGTTTTTCATAATTGACAGAACTACTGAGTTATCGTCTCAGAAGCGCGCCGGGCCAAACTCACCCACCTGGTCATGGAAGTACGGCGAGGAAGCGGCCAGGACGCAGCGGTGGGCCTTGAACACGTGTCCCTGGACGTGGATGGACAGATCGCAGAGACTGCCGTCCTCTCTCTGCCGGTTAAGGCTGTCCAGCACCGAGGTCTGAGCGCTGGGGAAGCTCACCTCCATCACGGATCCACCtgagccgccgccgccgctgctgcttccCACCTCCATGGGAACCGCCTGCATCTGGGATGGAAGGAAAACTTTCAGGCTCCTGGAGCTTGTAGCTAATCCACATCCTCTACACATGTTTACCCCAAAAAACACGAGAATGAGCAACCAGAACAATAAGAGGATCAAAGAGAGTTAAACTCCTGTGTCAGCATTGATTATTTAATTTCCTGCGGGGTACCACAGGGCTTCATTCTTGTACCCTTTACTTTTCTTTCTACCTGCTGCCACTTGAAGCTATCTTTCCATAGGGTTGTTTCACAAACAGAGGATTAAGCCAGGATTTTCCAGGTATTCTGGCTGAATTAAGCGTGAACtcggtttcacaaaagcagtaaCGCATCACTTACCACAGCGATTTATTCTGTGCAGCTAGCCTGCTCCAGACCAGGCTAACAGCCAGGCTAAGTTAATCCTGGTACCTTATCTGTTCAGACAGCGGTCAAACTGATCAGAAACTAAATGGTACATTGCAAAgacggaactaaaagtaagtcgaatcttcttgaaattaatgtattttttccttgatttaagcaggtaag is part of the Fundulus heteroclitus isolate FHET01 chromosome 13, MU-UCD_Fhet_4.1, whole genome shotgun sequence genome and harbors:
- the zbtb22b gene encoding LOW QUALITY PROTEIN: zinc finger and BTB domain-containing protein 22b (The sequence of the model RefSeq protein was modified relative to this genomic sequence to represent the inferred CDS: deleted 1 base in 1 codon), translating into MEVGSSSGGGGSGGSVMEVSFPSAQTSVLDSLNRQREDGSLCDLSIHVQGHVFKAHRCVLAASSPYFHDQVLLKNMSTVSIPALMDPLAFEGVLSCAYTGQLRMLRDDIVNYLTVGSVLQMWHIVDKCTELLKEGRAAAAGGGGGGGGGGGAQDGAGGGPANPGCSSSSSGGEAGETSRARSSDAVQVVEPNDPQRVPQPSSRPSVSESQSPSSTNYFSPRDGSSFLGGGAAAGGASLDGGRASNTPSYCTPSGGEEALLIEEEEEEAEEEEEEVMYHQRKRGRGGGSGRRKKVSSVLEQEVGVSDSFGVSSYQDGEESEVALQKRPTYSQPSIMPRKQWVVVKTERAEDDDLIVVSGEEGGEEEEDEDEREMELIRERERGNFNISNIRSLSAELAGRAESDMDSQVDYCQSTEDYLKFEGSLIEQTLAQHLHDSAAGQNQNTSRAVSALLGQVQSAASARAQLFPLDMQGNQILLYSQASGLSLDPAAPALGMMGGASFKAPGLEHGAVQLQAGLGADGSGGGGGVAGGGGGGGGSGGTTKVFMCHCGKTFTHKSMRDRHINMHLDLRPFHCPVCAKKFKMKHHLTEHMKTHTGLKPYDCLGCGKKFMWRDSFMRHRSHCERRGGPAEAGEGGASGEAGRRGGEDGPDYTSTAHLLLPAADGGQGGGPRGGGGGASGSGVGGSQHGSNAAAAGALLGGGSQSPGPDPGSGIFGGLGLARGVCDEDVCEVSADGSSVT